Proteins from one Oncorhynchus masou masou isolate Uvic2021 chromosome 12, UVic_Omas_1.1, whole genome shotgun sequence genomic window:
- the LOC135550612 gene encoding E3 ubiquitin-protein ligase RNF167-like — protein MLGLWCMGARLGVLTLALCCTLAPLPAHAYIYAHYSNMTNMLFEDLPAFFGSSLPKEGLMGVLVESRPLNGCTPIEPPPPLPTSSDPNTTTTKYIVLIRRYDCNFDIKVLHAQQAGFSAAIVHNMYSETLLNMNYSNETIAEEIEIPSVFTSYYASQILRTFIIPEHGAYVILKPEFAFPLSYYLIPFTGIVGMIILVMVVILIVRCVQYRKRMRKYRLTKEQLKRIPIHKFTKGDEYDVCAICLDEYEEGDRLRVLPCSHAYHSKCVDPWLTGTKKTCPVCKQRVTRPNPEYSESESEDDGASRADEEGAEGEADTERTPLLRPSNPGSPSGNPGAYSATVTTVTTAQCLGSPGHSDSPILEYEGYYSPQGESDSDTEEEGMDSHPSDDDTAQLIVRGAVGV, from the exons ATGTTGGGTCTGTGGTGCATGGGTGCTCGACTTGGCGTTCTCACTCTGGCGCTGTGCTGTACACTGGCTCCCTTACCTGCACACGCGTACATCTATGCT CATTACAGCAATATGACCAACATGTTGTTTGAGGACCTGCCTGCCTTTTTTGGATCATCACTACCCAAAGAAGGACTTATG gGTGTGTTAGTGGAGTCACGACCACTCAACGGCTGCACTCCGATAGAACCTCCACCACCACTGCCCACATCTAGTGATCCCAACACGACCACTACTAAGTACATAGTCCTCATCCGACGCTATGACTGCAATTTTGATATCAAG GTGCTGCATGCACAGCAAGCTGGATTCAGTGCAGCCATTGTTCACAACATGTACTCAGAGACTCTACTCAACATGAACTACAGCAATG AAACTATTGCAGAGGAGATTGAGATCCCCTCCGTATTCACCAGCTACTACGCCTCCCAAATTCTAAGGACTTTCATCATTCCTGAACATGG GGCCTATGTGATCCTCAAGCCGGAGTTTGCCTTCCCACTCTCATACTATCTCATCCCCTTCACTGGAATAGTGGGCATGATCATCCTTGTGATGGTTGTCATCCTG ATTGTGCGCTGTGTGCAGTACAGGAAAAGGATGAGGAAATATAGGCTGACTAAGGAACAGCTGAAGAGGATCCCCATTCACAAGTTCACTAAAG GTGATGAATATGATGTTTGTGCTATTTGTCTGGATGAGTATGAAGAGGGTGACAGACTGCGAGTTTTGCCTTGCTCACACG CGTACCACAGCAAGTGTGTGGACCCCTGGCTTACAGGGACTAAGAAAACTTGCCCCGTGTGTAAACAACGCGTAACCCGACCTAATCCAGAGTATTCTGAGTCCGAGTCTGAGGATGATGGGGCATCTCGTGCTGATGAAGAGGGGGCAGAGGGTGAAGCTGACACCGAGCGCACCCCTCTGCTCCGCCCCTCCAACCCAGGCTCCCCTTCTGGCAACCCAGGGGCCTACTCTGCCACTGTCACCACAGTAACCACCGCCCAGTGCCTAGGCTCCCCTGGGCACAGCGACTCGCCAATCCTGGAGTACGAGGGCTACTACTCCCCTCAGGGGGAGTCAGACTCTGATACCGAGGAAGAGGGGATGGACTCCCACCCCTCAGATGATGACACTGCCCAGCTCATTGTTAGGGGTGCAGTGGGGGTCTGA